The following proteins come from a genomic window of Actinopolyspora saharensis:
- a CDS encoding SAM-dependent methyltransferase, which translates to MPEISRTAPESAPLKSGEVDMTTPSAARAYDYYLGGNSNFPVDREFGDQVLEHVPFVRDFARTNRAFLRRAVTWLCERGVDQFLDIGSGIPTVGNVHEIAQQADPRARTVYVDHEPVAAAHASTILDRTDPDRARTDVLRGDLRDPAGILASPVTTDLIDFSRPVGLLIVATMHFIGPGDNPAELMARYRDALPAGSHLVLSHLTLDDVPEQLREQGRDLERMYARTPNPGYFRDRAEVTALLDGYEIVAPGLVWAPEWHPEHEQPSDPATTATLAAVGRKP; encoded by the coding sequence ATGCCGGAGATTTCCCGTACCGCACCGGAGTCGGCGCCGCTCAAGTCCGGTGAGGTGGACATGACGACGCCGTCGGCCGCCCGCGCCTACGACTACTACCTCGGCGGCAACTCGAACTTTCCGGTCGACCGCGAGTTCGGCGACCAGGTCCTGGAGCACGTGCCGTTCGTGCGGGACTTCGCACGCACCAACCGGGCGTTCCTGCGCCGTGCCGTGACGTGGCTGTGCGAGCGAGGAGTGGATCAGTTCCTGGACATCGGATCGGGCATTCCCACCGTCGGCAACGTGCACGAGATAGCCCAGCAGGCCGATCCGAGGGCACGTACCGTCTACGTGGATCACGAGCCGGTCGCGGCCGCGCACGCCTCGACCATCCTGGACCGCACCGATCCCGACCGGGCGCGGACCGACGTCCTGCGCGGTGACCTGCGCGATCCCGCGGGCATTCTCGCCTCCCCGGTCACCACCGACCTCATCGACTTCTCCCGCCCGGTCGGGCTGCTGATCGTGGCGACGATGCACTTCATCGGGCCGGGCGACAACCCCGCCGAGCTGATGGCGCGCTATCGCGACGCGCTGCCCGCCGGCTCCCACTTGGTGCTCTCGCACCTGACCCTCGACGACGTGCCCGAACAGCTGCGCGAGCAGGGCCGGGACCTCGAGCGGATGTACGCACGGACACCGAACCCCGGCTACTTCCGCGACCGCGCGGAGGTCACCGCCCTGCTCGACGGCTACGAGATCGTCGCCCCCGGGCTGGTTTGGGCCCCGGAATGGCATCCCGAGCACGAACAACCGAGCGACCCCGCCACCACCGCCACGCTGGCAGCCGTGGGCCGCAAGCCGTAG